A region of Arabidopsis thaliana chromosome 5, partial sequence DNA encodes the following proteins:
- a CDS encoding cysteine-type peptidase (cysteine-type peptidases; FUNCTIONS IN: cysteine-type peptidase activity; INVOLVED IN: biological_process unknown; LOCATED IN: cellular_component unknown; CONTAINS InterPro DOMAIN/s: Peptidase C1A, papain (InterPro:IPR013128); BEST Arabidopsis thaliana protein match is: Cysteine proteinases superfamily protein (TAIR:AT5G17080.1); Has 1807 Blast hits to 1807 proteins in 277 species: Archae - 0; Bacteria - 0; Metazoa - 736; Fungi - 347; Plants - 385; Viruses - 0; Other Eukaryotes - 339 (source: NCBI BLink).) — translation MEDYNGGFGGIGTGGGKGKGKNIPNQRKLDVEAQREQAKKTQQDGERAESVEEFPIPKDYGDGSRIDFCWTRTHKHLLQRIVEQKEDDCWAWALVRILQFYYNMNITAIAEQKTLSIKSLVNM, via the exons ATGGAAGACTACAATGGTGGTTTTGGTGGCATTGGAACCGGGGGAGGGAAAggcaaaggaaaaaatataccAAACCAACGCAAGCTAGATGTTGAAGCTCAACGTGAACAAGCGAAGAAAACACAACAAGATGGTGAAAGAGCAGAATCAGTCGAGGAATTTCCAATTCCAAAA GATTATGGGGATGGTAGTCGTATCGATTTCTGTTGGACTCGTACACATAAGCATTTGCTACAGAGAATTGTAGAGCAAAAAGAAG ACGATTGTTGGGCTTGGGCTCTAGTTAGAATCTTGCAATTTTACTACAACATGAACATTACCGCAATTGCTGAGCAGAAGACCTTATCAATCAAATCACTTGTCAACATGTGA
- a CDS encoding Cysteine proteinases superfamily protein (Cysteine proteinases superfamily protein; FUNCTIONS IN: cysteine-type peptidase activity; INVOLVED IN: proteolysis; LOCATED IN: cellular_component unknown; EXPRESSED IN: cauline leaf, seed; EXPRESSED DURING: E expanded cotyledon stage; CONTAINS InterPro DOMAIN/s: Peptidase C1A, papain (InterPro:IPR013128), Peptidase C1A, papain C-terminal (InterPro:IPR000668); BEST Arabidopsis thaliana protein match is: Cysteine proteinases superfamily protein (TAIR:AT5G17080.1); Has 1807 Blast hits to 1807 proteins in 277 species: Archae - 0; Bacteria - 0; Metazoa - 736; Fungi - 347; Plants - 385; Viruses - 0; Other Eukaryotes - 339 (source: NCBI BLink).) translates to MYKIKASFITKPNATPEEIRGLLLTQGPIGISVDLCGIFRQVYEFKGIYVLPEPKENMERHALIIVGFGTTKDSKLFFIVQNTWGTKWGFNGYARIIIKKTCPIFYVSELVN, encoded by the exons ATGTATAAAATAAAGGCAAGTTTTATTACCAAACCCAACGCGACTCCGGAGGAAATCCGAGGATTACTACTCACTCAAGGTCCTATTGGTATAAGTGTTGATTTATGTGGAATATTTCGTCAAGTTTATGAG TTCAAGGGGATCTATGTTCTGCctgaaccaaaagaaaatatggaaAGGCACGCTTTGATCATTGTGGGTTTTGGTACAACAAAAGATAgcaaattgtttttcattGTCCAAAACACGTGGGGGACAAAATGGGGATTCAACGGATATGCAAGAATTATCATCAAAAAGACTTGTCCTATCTTTTACGTGAGTGAATTggttaactaa
- a CDS encoding Cystatin/monellin superfamily protein (Cystatin/monellin superfamily protein; CONTAINS InterPro DOMAIN/s: Cystatin-related, plant (InterPro:IPR006525); BEST Arabidopsis thaliana protein match is: Cystatin/monellin superfamily protein (TAIR:AT5G17120.1); Has 86 Blast hits to 76 proteins in 2 species: Archae - 0; Bacteria - 0; Metazoa - 0; Fungi - 0; Plants - 86; Viruses - 0; Other Eukaryotes - 0 (source: NCBI BLink).): MAPESTVKQASTTDMVNSSLMEEHKVEEEEEDGGSDIDRRYKYVPGPEPEWDVDSYDGREYESDPEDRQIFSDEDEYNEYRIRKRQAFASKGFIPEPLSGIYPIKYLDEIAYRNMTARELMTNLANLCVKKLNDEKGQTVELVEIVRVIDSGGFRWYSYITFMAREYPNGPLVEYQAKVMNYAGNEKPPFPILCRPSPKLSV; this comes from the exons ATGGCTCCTGAATCGACGGTGAAACAAGCTTCGACGACGGATATGGTGAATTCTTCTCTAATGGAAGAGCACAAAgtcgaagaggaagaagaagacggaggCAGTGATATCGACAGAAGGTATAAATACGTGCCAGGACCAGAACCGGAGTGGGATGTGGACAGCTACGATGGTCGTGAATACGAATCCGATCCTGAAGATCGTCAAATTTTCTCCGATGAGGATGAGTATAATGAATACCGTATCCGCAAGCGTCAGGCTTTCGCCAGTAAG GGTTTTATTCCTGAACCTTTGAGTGGAATCTACCCAATTAAGTATCTGGATGAAATAGCGTATCGTAACATGACTGCTCGGGAGTTGATGACAAATCTTGCGAACTTGTGTGTTAAGAAATTAAACGATGAGAAG GGACAGACTGTGGAATTGGTAGAGATTGTCAGAGTTATTGACTCAGGAGGATTTAGATGGTATTCATATATAACGTTTATGGCTCGAGAGTATCCTAATGGACCTCTTGTGGAGTACCAAGCCAAAGTCATGAACTATGCAGGAAACGAGAAACCTCCTTTCCCGATACTTTGCAGACCAAGTCCTAAACTCTCTGTTTAG
- a CDS encoding aspartic/glutamic acid-rich protein (unknown protein; BEST Arabidopsis thaliana protein match is: unknown protein (TAIR:AT3G03130.1); Has 14330 Blast hits to 10381 proteins in 896 species: Archae - 94; Bacteria - 2881; Metazoa - 4019; Fungi - 1576; Plants - 515; Viruses - 110; Other Eukaryotes - 5135 (source: NCBI BLink).): MDFHSLLRRDLQFLCKRNKIPANMTNIAMADALKSLEIVDGLDEYMNQSESSAPHSPTSVAKLPPSTATRTTRRKTTTKAEPQPSSQLVSRSCRSTSKSLAGDMDQENINKNVAQEMKTSNVKFEANVLKTPAAGSTRKTSAATSCTKKDELVQSVYSTRRSTRLLEKCMADLSLKTKETVDNKPAKNEDTEQKVSAQEKNLTGSEGEVIPGRDLSVSMEQVWENLKNDSDKIAGDLEVIVVMDANTEANKEEMNEVTADKKESENSLVQVDKEEETLQAICEEGPKKNDNDQEIGDLVIYVDVSDIPLLESAITETHNDDNESKNVLAIDRSVDQQETEHAIQENDAEPETKVNQTDSDAGDSKTKQAIQENDSEPEKINNFDEETMVDQTDSDSETEPEENHSGVDSDGTISEADSNQAVVGSDIADEEMTLSGSEGSAATAPNSPPRLEEAKVIKTTLVSPFAVESISTQFPRPSKSTTPLKNSPLKLVNENKENNMEMMMMNVNNNENGESKGEEGKKKKKVTIDEENLKNTSIRQLEKMVKELSIKTSNRTALQVLPGNNKTAE; the protein is encoded by the exons ATGGATTTCCACAGCCTTTTGAGAAGGGATCTTCAATTTCTCTGCAAGAGGAACAAAATCCCAGCTAATATGACCAATATCGCCATGGCTGATGCTCTCAAATCTCTTGAGATT GTTGATGGTCTTGATGAATACATGAATCAATCTGAATCCAGTGCTCCGCATTCTCCAACCAGTGTAGCAAAGCTGCCACCAAGCACTGCAACTAGAACAACTCGACGGAAGACCACAACAAAAGCTGAGCCTCAGCCATCATCTCAGTTGGTGTCCCGTTCTTGTCGTTCGACGAGCAAGTCTCTTGCTGGAGATATGGACCAggaaaacataaacaagaatGTTGCTCAAGAAATGAAGACTAGCAATGTCAAGTTTGAAGCCAATGTGCTCAAAACTCCAGCAGCAGGAAGCACAAGGAAAACTTCAGCAGCAACTTCTTGCACTAAGAAGGATGAATTGGTCCAGTCGGTCTACAGCACTAGGAGATCAACCAGGCTGTTAGAGAAATGTATGGCCGATCTGAGTTTGAAGACTAAAGAAACTGTGGATAATAAACCTGCCAAGAATGAAGATACAGAACAGAAAGTATCTGCACAGGAGAAGAATCTAACTG GTTCAGAGGGTGAAGTTATCCCAGGTAGAGATTTAAGTGTTTCCATGGAACAAGTATGGGAGAACTTGAAGAATGACAGTGACAAGATAGCTGGAGATCTTGAGGTAATTGTTGTTATGGATGCAAACACGGAGGCCAACAAGGAAGAGATGAATGAAGTTACGGCTGATAAAAAGG AATCTGAGAATAGCTTAGTCCAAgtagacaaagaagaagaaacgttGCAGGCCATCTGTGAGGAAGGTCCGAAGAAGAATGACAATGATCAGGAGATTGGAGATCTTGTGATATATGTTGATGTTAGTGATATTCCTCTCTTGGAATCTGCAATCACTGAGACACACAATGATGATAATG AGTCCAAGAACGTTCTAGCTATTGATAGGTCAGTAGAccaacaagaaacagaacatgCAATTCAGGAGAATGATGCTGAGCCAGAGACAAAGGTGAACCAAACCGATAGTGATGCTGgtgattcaaaaaccaaacagGCAATTCAGGAGAATGACTCTGAACCTGAGAAGATCAACAATTTTGATGAAGAGACAATGGTGGACCAAACCGACAGTGATTCCGAAACAGAACCGGAAGAAAATCATTCTGGTGTTGACTCAGACGGCACTATCTCTGAAGCTGATTCGAACCAAGCCGTAGTGGGATCTGATATTGCGGATGAAGAGATGACTCTTTCGGGATCAGAAGGCTCTGCTGCTACTGCTCCAAATTCACCTCCTCGTCTTGAAGAGGCTAAAGTCATCAAAACAACTCTGGTATCTCCATTTGCAGTAGAATCAATCTCAACTCAATTCCCAAGACCAAGCAAATCAACAACTCCATTAAAGAACTCGCCTCTGAAGCTGGTCAATGAGAACAAGGAGAACaacatggagatgatgatgatgaatgttAACAACAATGAGAATGGAGAGAGCAAAGGCGAGGagggtaagaagaagaagaaggtgacaATCGATGAAGAGAACTTGAAAAATACGAGCATAAGGCAACTGGAGAAGATGGTGAAGGAACTTTCTATAAAGACCAGTAACAGAACTGCGTTGCAGGTATTGCCTGGGAATAATAAGACTGCAGAGTAG
- a CDS encoding nucleic acid-binding, OB-fold-like protein yields MRGAIHPPTCPMELSVFFFPRSSNINSYSLKGTSGNDERVFKTLNLAPLVKKPLSCRKHLLIMKKRLANNNPDAHYIKGIIWYFNLDHCDVGLHHIGIAANGGQKEAIYIGRTEEGKTYMSQFEWAKDTTMAETCWKQIKTSLNGIRVARKRCYMISLRNMKPPDVCHPRDLDNTCEKCFFYKQMFKFIFMV; encoded by the exons ATGAGGGGTGCAATCCATCCCCCAACATGCCCCATGGAGCtttctgtatttttcttcCCCAGAAGCTCAAACATCAACAGTTATTCACTAAAAG GTACATCAGGAAACGATGAACGCGTGTTCAAAACCCTTAATCTTGCTCCGTTGGTGAAGAAACCGTTATCATGCCGCAAACACCTTCTTATTATGAAGAAACGTCTTGCCAACAACAACCCGGATGCTCACTACATAAAAGGTATAATATGGTACTTTAACCTTGATCATTGTGACGTTGGTCTCCACCATATTGGCATAGCAGCTAACGGAGGCCAAAAAGAAGCAATCTACAT AGGAAGGACTGAAGAGGGAAAAACCTATATGAGCCAATTTGAATGGGCTAAAGACACCACCATGGCTGAAACGTGTtggaaacaaatcaaaacttcaCTAAATGGGATTAGAGTGGCGAGAAAAAGATGCTACATGATATCACTTCGCAACATGAAACCCCCCGACGTGTGCCATCCAAGAGATTTGGACAACACAtgtgagaaatgttttttctacaaacaaatgtttaagtttatttttatggtataa